Proteins from a genomic interval of Plasmodium sp. gorilla clade G2 genome assembly, chromosome: 10:
- a CDS encoding 50S ribosomal protein L22, mitochondrial, putative, translated as MNKSCISKYIVGKSCGKDVYIYHNYINKKWINTNVQLRNPYYRKKGFWEWRRRIIHRYNEKRYIKKGIKPKCVNNNNKEENAIKNKNDDVYWTFKVYQLKISLRNLYNIGRLIKGLHLEDGIVFLESIPQIRINNILNSLLTSKERIINNFNGDISRLYIDNVQIHYNTPMKYIKYHAMGHFGLVKSYRNIFTYTIKQMNIEEFYHKLYIRGNVPRTLSHFMRLFLKQKRINTNNIIEWYPYICANSRYFFRQKLNYLNNIYQFNYYKSRHMWIKNYFSNIERRNQELQQQRGIIPANTIVNR; from the coding sequence atgaataaatcATGTATTAGTAAATACATTGTTGGAAAATCATGTGGAAAggatgtttatatatatcacaattatataaataaaaaatggataAATACAAACGTTCAATTACGTAATCCTTATTATAGAAAGAAAGGATTTTGGGAGTGGCGAAGAAGAATCATACATAGATATAATGAGAAACGATATATAAAGAAAGGTATAAAACCTAAAtgtgtaaataataataataaagaagaaaatgcaATTAAGAATAAGAATGATGATGTATATTGGACCTTCAAAGTTTATCAGCTAAAAATAAGTTTAcgtaatttatataatataggtAGATTAATTAAAGGATTACATTTAGAAGATGGAATTGTATTTTTAGAATCCATTCCACAAAtaagaattaataatattttaaactCATTATTAACATCTAaagaaagaataataaataattttaatggtGATATATCTAgattatatattgataatgttcaaatacattataatactcctatgaaatatattaaatatcatGCTATGGGTCATTTTGGACTTGTTAAAAgttatagaaatatttttacttacactataaaacaaatgaatatTGAAGAATTCTATCATAAACTATATATAAGAGGTAATGTACCAAGAACCTTATCACACTTTATGAGATTATtcttaaaacaaaaaagaattaatacaaataatataatcgAGTGGTatccatatatatgtgcTAACTCTAGATATTTCTTTAgacaaaaattaaattatttaaataatatctatcaatttaattattataaatctAGACATATGTGGatcaaaaattattttagCAACATAGAGCGTAGAAACCAGGAGTTGCAACAACAGAGGGGCATTATTCCTGCCAACACAATTGttaatagataa
- a CDS encoding inner membrane complex sub-compartment protein 1: MGNIVSCCSLDENKKYLNDDEILETFSNSEINEFKKRLKNNIQIVVLLQDGTKLPCNLQANFQEKTLCISCHQKVRMINFSDIRSLLYGEEQLKRVETQANLINDNCCLALHLDDSGNCIPIKFGSVKEKNLFIFIMKDYKKNS; the protein is encoded by the exons ATGGGGAATATTGTATCATGTTGTTCATTAGacgaaaataaaaaatatttaaacgACGATGAAATATTGGAAa CATTTTCCAATAGCGAGATAAACGAGTTCAAAAAgagattaaaaaataatatacaaatagtTGTTTTGTTACAA gATGGTACAAAATTGCCATGTAACCTGCAAGCGAACTTTCAAGAAAAAACATTATGCATATCATGTCATCAAaag GTGAGGATGATAAATTTTAGCGATATCAGATCTTTATTATATGGAGAAGAACAACTGAAACGTGTAGAAACTCAAGCAAATTTAATAAACGACAATTGTTGTTTAGCTTTACACTTAGATGATAGTGGGAATTGTATTCCTATTAAATTTGGATCTGTGAAGGAAAAAAATctgttcatttttattatgaaagattataaaaaaaattcgtAG
- a CDS encoding PRE-binding protein, translated as MGRKSTTSSILEEKPVNKNSGVVSNMKDALMNDKKQGGSKLNEKKGSRATELSSNAHMNGNIQKKKEDNELENNKKSVHMNNVEENCIIKSKDAVKGGEEKNEGQAKKKNNNNNKKKATKENDMNQTNESGNTNEDKKKGNEKNKGSNNKKYVGNKDENNKVELNELTKNNNNTNAINSNNNKKKNNNKNKNNNNNNNNNNNNNNNNNNNNNNNSNNNNNNNNNNSDVKKDWKKEIKLKEDERKKAENDLNKKFAKINKSDNYKNINDRKEAEMKKKTEIENLISTINSTISRFNGQTTRPINMKLSSADMENKCKDAKSKKKKINPKNLEEIEEANTYINYLEEQLSITKNYENFKNFQNRLINLRKTCEEKLKENLKSMNETKVQEKKLRFVDKIIKMKKEKQNVDISEADIIRKDYAIATDTYNILLRPYNFLNRIQTKYFVYVDNKLSSTSNNNMNNNNNLNNNNNNNNMNNMNNNTVGFSSYDNKTNLHIAGCKEDIEQFIFYLQNVDFNSENKNFVNLSNKIFKIMLNMYDGSFKRMEEDTNVFVHVDNDILYYCGMKNDIENLKELIEKATNNEKNLASKNISKNIKLDSILARGFNKSILKEIETKTNTLIRMNYDAKTFDASATIKGSKDSDIEEAEEKLNEILKNLDTEFVPFEEKEIFSLYKKCSYELNEIRKNLNLFIIRQDNGLSLVGKKDNITKALEILEYSKNIISNKTVKKKLTEEEAFLFNSNYRGQIKAKTGAEVKIFNKTNHKELNISGNKNDIDKALEMIEELLKKRKSTQVDINEKVIALLLSSKAQKIKDIEKDTCTSIQINKTSHVAQIYGHEDNIHLAKDVLENLVQSETKEGKEGKFIPNNLYVTVEMNVETEHIGSVIGKKGRTINKIQEDTFAKKIHIDKENKKIYIHGTQKTVDAAQKEIQKILNRSKEESANNNNNSSSTNGALNNSYHESRYNNNRHSNNSSSAHHRKSHKSTSRSAPRSSHKSESKTKGVYINTNDEKAFPSLHDVTNMQSRKSKRLSQINQAPTSTKKNEQVSQTDKEPNKNEEDKDNQQQNDVNVEEDVTKNETQEKEEEQQQETQNDKQEENEEVEQTEKEQQEKETEQEQEQEEQIKKESNESNEN; from the coding sequence ATGGGAAGAAAATCTACCACTTCATCAATTTTAGAAGAAAAGCCTGTAAACAAAAATAGCGGAGTTGTAAGTAATATGAAGGATGCCCTTATGAATGATAAGAAACAAGGAGGATCTAAATTAAATGAGAAGAAAGGAAGCAGAGCTACCGAATTATCAAGTAATGCTCATATGAATGGAAATATTCAAAAGAAGAAAGAAGATAATgaattagaaaataataagaaatctgtacatatgaataatgtagaagaaaattgtattattaaaagTAAGGATGCGGTTAAAGGaggagaagaaaaaaatgaaggacaagctaagaaaaagaataataataataataagaagaaaGCTACAAAAGAAAATGACATGAACCAAACAAATGAATCTGGAAATACAAATGAAGACAAAAAGAaaggaaatgaaaaaaataaaggatcaaataataagaaatatgtAGGAAATaaggatgaaaataataaagtcGAATTAAACgaattaacaaaaaataataacaacacaAATGCTATTaacagtaataataataagaaaaaaaataacaacaaaaataaaaataacaacaacaataataataataataacaataataataataataataacaataataacaacaataatagcaacaacaataataacaataataacaataacaGTGATGTAAAGAAAGACTggaaaaaagaaatcaaattaaaagaagatgaaagaaaaaaagcaGAAAATGatcttaataaaaaatttgctaaaattaacaaatcagataattataaaaatattaatgatagaAAAGAAGctgaaatgaaaaagaaaacagAAATAGAAAATCTTATCAGTACTATTAATTCAACTATATCTAGATTTAATGGTCAAACTACAAGAccaataaatatgaaattatCATCAGCTGATATGGAGAATAAATGTAAAGATGCCAAatctaaaaagaaaaaaataaatccaAAGAATTTAGAAGAAATTGAAGAAgcaaatacatatattaattatttagaaGAACAATTAAGTATTACTAAAAATTATgagaattttaaaaattttcaaaatagattaataaatttaagaaAAACATGTGAAgagaaattaaaagaaaatttaaaaagtatGAATGAAACGAAAGTTcaagaaaagaaattaagATTTGtagataaaattattaaaatgaaaaaagaaaaacaaaatgttGATATATCAGAAGCagatattataagaaaagaTTATGCTATTGCAAcagatacatataatattttattaagaccatataattttcttaatCGTATCCAAActaaatattttgtatatgtagataataaattatcttcaacaagtaataataatatgaacaacaataataatttaaataataataataataataataatatgaataatatgaataataacaCCGTCGGTTTTAGTtcttatgataataaaacaaatttaCATATTGCTGGATGTAAAGAAGATATCGaacaatttattttttacttaCAAAATGTAGATTTTAAttcagaaaataaaaattttgtaaatctaagtaataaaatttttaaaattatgcTTAATATGTATGATGGTAGTTTTAAAAGAATGGAAGAAGATACAAATGTATTCGTTCATGTggataatgatatattatattattgtggtatgaaaaatgatattgagaatttaaaagaattaatagAAAAAGCAACAAATAACGAAAAAAATTTAGCTAGTAAAAATATTtccaaaaatattaaattagaTTCTATACTAGCCAGAGGATTTAATAAAAGTATCttaaaagaaatagaaaCAAAAACAAACACATTGATCAGAATGAATTATGATGCAAAAACATTTGATGCATCAGCTACTATTAAAGGTAGTAAAGATAGTGATATTGAAGAAGcagaagaaaaattaaatgaaatattaaaaaatctaGACACAGAATTTGTTCCttttgaagaaaaagaaatcttttctttatataaaaaatgctcctatgaattaaatgaaatacgtaaaaatttaaatctaTTTATAATACGTCAAGATAATGGTTTAAGCTTAGTAggaaaaaaagataatataacaaaagcTTTAGAAATTTTAGAATAttctaaaaatattatatccaACAAAactgtaaaaaaaaaactaacaGAAGAAGAAGCTTTCTTGTTTAATTCTAATTATAGAGGACAAATCAAAGCAAAAACAGGAGCAGaagttaaaatatttaataaaacaaatcacaaagaattaaatataagtggaaataaaaatgatatagatAAAGCATTAGAAATGAttgaagaattattaaaaaaaagaaaatctaCACAAGTAGATATTAACGAAAAAGTTAtagcattattattatcatctaaagcacaaaaaattaaagatatTGAAAAAGATACATGTACAAGTatacaaattaataaaactAGTCATGTAGCACAAATATATGGACATGAAGATAATATACATCTAGCTAAAGATGTTTTAGAAAATTTAGTTCAATCAGAAACTAAAGAAGGTAAAGAAGGAAAATTCATaccaaataatttatatgtcaCTGTAGAAATGAATGTAGAAACTGAACATATTGGTAGTGTTATTGGTAAAAAAGGTAgaacaataaataaaatacaagaAGATACCTTTGccaaaaaaatacatattgataaagaaaataaaaaaatctaTATACATGGAACACAAAAAACAGTAGATGCAGCACAAAaggaaatacaaaaaattctAAATAGAAGCAAAGAAGAAAgtgcaaataataataataatagtagtagtacAAATGGTGCattaaataattcttatCATGAATcaagatataataataatagacaTTCTAATAATTCTTCATCTGCACATCATAGAAAATCTCATAAAAGTACATCCAGATCTGCTCCTAGATCTAGTCATAAATCAGAATCAAAAACGAAAGGTGtctatattaatacaaatgatgaaaaagcTTTTCCAAGTCTCCATGATGTAACC
- a CDS encoding dolichyl-phosphate-mannose protein mannosyltransferase, putative — protein MINYNLFLFFLLSLFLLKLSTCLYVTDGSSIILENIGTKYKLFSTDMKWGTGSGNQLVTTVTTNKNDDDLLWTVSLYEEEKSVTGRKINCDDIITLKHVKSNGYLISSMHDSILSNNYELSVHKNNESGNFQVICEKKKNTSYWEIGENVYLKNIKQNGYLSTSKSYEFNQYNCHNCPIMYHLEACILKYSYPRDDQKWRAKSGVIITNFTDEKNEKVNRDEL, from the exons atgattaattataatttgtttttgttttttcttttatcactttttttgttaaaattAAGTACATGTCTTTATGTAACTGATGGTAGTTCAATTATTTTAGAAAATATAGGCACaaaatataa actTTTTTCTACTGATATGAAATGGGGAACCGGCTCAGGCAACCAGCTAGTg ACCACAGTGACTACTAATAAGAATGATGACGATTTATTATGGACCGTGAGTCTTTACGAag AAGAAAAGAGCGTTACtggaagaaaaataaattgtgatgatattattacattGAAACATGTAAAGTCCAATGGATATTTAATAAGTTCCATGCATGATTCGATTTTATCCAATAATTATGAA ttgAGTGtgcataaaaataatgaatcaGGAAATTTTCAAGTTATAtgtgaaaagaaaaaaaatacctCATATTGGGAAATAGGcgaaaatgtatatttaaaaaatattaaacaaaatgGATATTTATCTACAAGTAAAAGTTATGA atttaATCAATATAATTGTCATAACTGTCCTATTATGTATCACCTGGAGGCTTGCATTCTGAAATATAGCTATCCAAGGGACGACCAAAAATGGAGAGCCAAATCG GGtgttattattacaaatttTACTGacgaaaaaaatgaaaaagtaaACAGAGACGAactttaa
- a CDS encoding proteasome subunit beta type-5: MVIASDESFMNEIDNLINDVDDERIDNNDELEFCVAPVDVPRNFIKYAQTQNKKLFDFHKGTTTLAFKFKDGIIVAVDSRASMGSFISSQNVEKIIEINKNILGTMAGGAADCLYWEKYLGKIIKIYELRNNEKISVRAASTILSNILYQYKGYGLCCGIILSGYDHTGFNMFYVDDSGKKVEGNLFSCGSGSTYAYSILDSAYDYNLNLDQAVELARNAIYHATFRDGGSGGKVRVFYIHKNGYDKIIEGEDVFDLHYHYTNPEQKDQYVM; the protein is encoded by the coding sequence atggtaaTAGCAAGTGATGAAAGCTTTATGAATGAAATTGacaatttaataaatgatgTGGATGATGAAAGaatagataataatgatgaattaGAGTTTTGTGTAGCTCCAGTGGATGTACCAAGAaactttataaaatatgcaCAAACAcaaaataagaaattatttGATTTTCATAAAGGTACTACAACTTTAGcatttaaatttaaagatGGTATAATAGTTGCAGTAGATTCTCGAGCATCTATGGGATCTTTTATATCTTCACAGAATGTTGAAAAGAttattgaaataaataaaaatatattaggaACAATGGCAGGAGGAGCTGCTGATTGCTTATATTGGGAAAAATATTTaggtaaaataataaagatttaTGAATTAAGAAATAACGAAAAAATATCAGTACGAGCAGCTAGTACTATATTaagtaatattttatatcaatataaaGGATATGGTTTGTGTTGTGGTATTATTTTGAGTGGTTATGATCATACTGGatttaatatgttttatGTTGATGATTCAGGAAAAAAAGTTGAAGGAAATTTATTCAGTTGTGGTAGTGGTAGTACATATGCTTATTCTATTTTAGATTCAGCTtatgattataatttaaatctAGACCAAGCTGTTGAATTAGCTAGAAATGCAATTTATCATGCTACTTTTAGAGATGGTGGTTCAGGAGGAAAAGTAAgagttttttatattcacaaAAATGGATATGACAAAATAATTGAAGGAGAAGATGTTTTTGATTTACATTACCATTATACTAATCCTGAACAAAAGGATCAATATGTTatgtaa
- a CDS encoding DNA repair protein RAD23, putative: MKIKVRTLQNNEEEINVDPDDSILDIKKKVETVLTDMPSDKQKLIFSGKILKDEDKATDILKDNDIVIVMVTRRIINKNNTKEDVNKESLNKMDNNNNQKSDGNTNVTTLNTEEQKENKENKNENTNDNIYNNFNNAESMLLTGDKLKESIDNICAMGFEKEQVKKAMILAYNNPNRAIDYLTNGFPNENININTNENINNESNLSNLLNTENNSLLEGNSAHPLSSNEEAFRNSTFFNAIRDMALSNPQRLPELLQMIGRTDPSFLEYIRQNQTEFLAALQNYGNNLNDNEEHSDDNINNHLDDNLDMADDENTIQNDSFLQDVGQQVLSDPNNENINIPITPLNENEMESIKKLESLGFPKHVALEAFIACDKNEEMAANYLFENMNDFASE; encoded by the coding sequence atgaaaataaaagtgAGGACACTACAAAACAATGAAGAGGAAATTAATGTAGACCCAGATGATAGTATacttgatataaaaaaaaaagtggaaACAGTTTTAACAGACATGCCAAGTGATAAAcagaaattaatatttagtggaaaaatattaaaagatgaAGACAAAGCAacagatatattaaaagataatGATATAGTTATTGTAATGGTTACCagaagaattattaataaaaataatacaaaagaaGATGTAAATAAAGAATCATTAAACAAGatggataataataataatcaaaaatCTGATGGAAATACTAATGTAACCACATTAAATACAGAAGAACAAAAGGAGaataaggaaaataaaaatgaaaatacaaatgataatatatataataattttaataatgctGAATCTATGCTATTAACAGgagataaattaaaagaatccatagataatatatgtgCTATGGGATTTGAAAAGGAACAAGTAAAAAAAGCAATGATACTTGCTTATAATAATCCTAATAGAGCTATTGATTATTTAACTAATGGATTtccaaatgaaaatataaatattaatacaaatgaaaatataaataatgaatctAATCTttctaatttattaaatactgaaaataattctttattgGAAGGAAATTCAGCTCATCCATTATCATCAAATGAAGAAGCTTTTAGAAATTCCACATTTTTTAATGCTATCAGAGATATGGCATTATCCAATCCACAAAGATTACCAGAACTTTTACAAATGATCGGAAGGACAGATCCTTCTTTTTTAGAATATATAAGACAAAACCAAACAGAATTCTTAGCAGCTCTTCAAAATTAtggaaataatttaaatgataatgaagaaCATTCAGATGACAATATAAACAACCATTTAGATGATAATCTAGACATGgcagatgatgaaaatacCATACAAAATGATTCCTTCTTACAAGATGTAGGACAACAAGTTTTATCAGATcctaataatgaaaatattaatatacctATTACCcctttaaatgaaaatgaaatggaaagtattaaaaaattagaatCATTAGGATTTCCAAAACATGTAGCACTTGAAGCATTTATAGCAtgtgataaaaatgaagaaatggCAGCAAATTATCtttttgaaaatatgaaCGATTTTGCAtcagaataa